The Acidianus infernus genome window below encodes:
- a CDS encoding YncE family protein, with product MVIVNKILIITLVLLYIVSIISIIPITSAVQGFKTTNISVGSFPTAMAYDSNNGYVYVVDSGSGQVSVINSSTVIATISVGTDPTAIVYDKQNGLIYVANTLSNSISIINGTEVIATVTVGGEIGYSPVALLCVNGLIYVANLNSYKAGVGIVSVINGTKVVCNIQVECHPVCLVYDPSNGYIYVSDNGFSTVSVIKGEKVIATISVGQAPRQIIYDPYNGLVYVLNLESNSTSVINGTSVICTISVPYPVAITYSPSYVYIASLCNNTVYMVSGTKVVGKITVGQYPVFITYDSYNGLVYVANLGSNSLSVINSSRVIYQIPTGNSPRFILVTPSAVYVADSGSNEVTEISVCKIVYYLTFKETGLPVGKSWTVCINGTNETSTSNEITFILPPGTYFYKVYSAYYIPSPSQGSITLSSNTTLQISFTPVKFNLTFEETGLVSGTKWAVCVNGTISTSTSSRICFLLPYGYYEYKVLNVTGYKVTPTMGYINLTSNTTIKVTFYAILYNITFKETGLPKGVSWTVCIDNENHTTNACYITITLPMGVYEYKIFSPHYMPNVTQGIINLTMNEVINIKFTVMNYTLTIIESGLPSGYEWTVNINGSNYTTTMNEINITLPYGEYMVKVYSKYYIPITEEEFVNLSKNTELKFTFVPENFTITFEETGLPSGTTWSVCIDGRNYTTASSSLTITLPYGTYEYRIFTTTNGYSPNVTQGTLTLTQAVKISITYKQITTTTSTTTTTTPPSTTVTSPSLSTSFVVGIAIVVIIIIAAAIILLRRK from the coding sequence GTGGTTATTGTGAATAAAATACTTATTATCACATTAGTATTATTATATATAGTTTCAATAATAAGCATAATTCCTATAACTAGTGCAGTACAAGGATTTAAGACTACAAATATAAGTGTTGGCAGTTTTCCTACAGCAATGGCTTACGATTCTAACAACGGATATGTTTATGTTGTTGATTCAGGATCTGGTCAAGTTTCAGTAATCAACTCATCGACTGTTATAGCTACAATATCCGTTGGCACTGATCCTACTGCAATAGTATACGATAAACAGAACGGTTTAATTTACGTGGCTAATACCTTATCTAATTCCATTAGTATAATTAATGGAACAGAAGTAATAGCAACTGTTACCGTAGGAGGAGAAATAGGTTATTCGCCAGTTGCATTATTATGTGTAAACGGTTTAATTTACGTTGCCAATTTAAACTCTTATAAAGCAGGAGTAGGAATAGTAAGCGTAATTAATGGTACAAAAGTAGTTTGTAATATTCAAGTTGAATGCCACCCAGTTTGTTTAGTTTACGATCCTAGTAATGGCTATATTTATGTTTCTGATAACGGTTTCTCTACGGTCTCAGTAATCAAAGGCGAAAAGGTTATTGCGACAATATCAGTAGGTCAAGCTCCAAGACAGATTATTTATGATCCTTATAACGGTCTTGTTTATGTATTAAACTTAGAATCAAATTCAACTAGCGTAATAAATGGAACCTCAGTAATTTGCACTATTAGCGTTCCATACCCTGTAGCCATAACTTACAGCCCTTCTTACGTTTATATAGCTAGCTTATGTAATAATACTGTTTACATGGTTAGTGGAACTAAAGTCGTAGGTAAAATAACAGTAGGGCAGTATCCAGTATTCATAACTTATGATTCCTACAATGGTTTAGTTTACGTAGCAAACTTAGGTTCAAACTCGTTAAGTGTAATTAACTCCTCTAGAGTAATATATCAAATACCTACAGGGAATTCTCCTAGATTTATACTCGTAACTCCTTCAGCAGTTTATGTAGCGGATTCCGGATCCAATGAGGTAACTGAAATTAGTGTATGTAAGATAGTATACTACTTAACATTTAAAGAAACTGGTTTACCTGTTGGCAAATCTTGGACCGTATGTATTAATGGAACAAATGAGACCTCAACATCTAACGAAATAACTTTCATATTACCTCCAGGAACGTATTTCTATAAGGTATATTCAGCATATTATATTCCTTCACCGTCTCAAGGAAGCATAACTTTAAGCTCCAACACAACACTTCAAATTTCCTTTACTCCAGTAAAGTTTAACTTGACTTTTGAAGAAACTGGATTAGTAAGCGGTACAAAATGGGCTGTCTGCGTTAATGGCACCATTTCTACCTCAACGTCTTCTAGAATTTGCTTCTTATTACCTTATGGATATTATGAGTATAAAGTACTTAATGTAACTGGCTATAAAGTAACGCCCACAATGGGATACATTAATTTAACTAGTAATACCACTATAAAAGTCACGTTTTATGCAATACTTTATAATATAACATTCAAAGAGACAGGGTTGCCAAAAGGAGTATCATGGACAGTTTGTATTGATAATGAAAATCATACGACTAATGCCTGCTACATTACAATAACATTACCTATGGGAGTGTATGAATACAAAATATTCTCTCCACATTATATGCCCAACGTTACTCAAGGTATTATAAACTTAACAATGAACGAAGTAATTAACATAAAGTTTACTGTAATGAATTACACTTTAACAATAATTGAAAGCGGATTACCTAGCGGATATGAATGGACAGTAAATATTAACGGAAGTAACTATACAACTACAATGAATGAGATTAATATAACACTACCTTATGGAGAATACATGGTTAAAGTTTACTCTAAATATTATATACCAATAACAGAAGAAGAATTTGTAAACCTAAGTAAGAATACTGAATTGAAATTCACTTTCGTACCTGAGAACTTTACCATAACATTTGAGGAGACAGGACTGCCAAGCGGTACAACATGGTCTGTATGTATAGACGGAAGGAATTACACAACTGCATCCTCCTCGCTAACTATAACACTACCTTATGGCACTTATGAGTACAGAATATTTACTACAACTAATGGTTACTCGCCTAACGTTACGCAAGGAACACTGACACTAACTCAAGCAGTAAAGATTTCAATAACGTATAAGCAAATAACTACTACTACTAGCACTACAACAACCACTACACCTCCTTCAACTACTGTTACTTCACCAAGCCTTAGCACTTCGTTCGTAGTTGGTATAGCTATCGTAGTAATTATCATAATAGCTGCTGCAATAATCCTATTAAGAAGGAAGTAA
- a CDS encoding amino acid permease, with protein sequence MQFVRNSSGLVKNASLTDAMMLNIANMGAGLAIFIGISPYIVKGAVLWLASLITFLITLPLVFLYTFFIIEIHRTGGDYVWLSRKLNGKIGSIMGIALAFNMPPYFALSAFFSVAAINTVLEVIGTLNHEKALLNLANTVFVNPYSPSITLTQEILIYILAAIAFAIIIGINILKPKWGFSLVTALGTLAILGTIVAMIELGINVQDFHSKISTFLTDFNLTPSTYTGPTFSLPATIYMIPYFASFAYIWLYAGPAVSAEIKSERGIKYNIILGSLLTLFLITVPFYLLCIAGGYGFNFSLFPTETYNFWSVAIALAENQALQWFIGISLISWEFFVMAFGVIVFARYVFAFSFDRLFPEIFSRLNKSSSPVYAHLLDFAVTLVFLAVPIISPEGVQALYSYTPLAIAYLFLVSLAGIKFSLEGKKRIGMLISSILSAAFMIFMGYEAFTNPYFGVISNGQPFWPGIAYVLSLIGLGIVIYVASKEYNLRRGINIDLNYKEIPPE encoded by the coding sequence ATGCAATTCGTTAGAAACTCTTCTGGACTAGTTAAGAACGCCTCTTTGACAGACGCTATGATGCTCAATATTGCGAACATGGGAGCAGGGCTAGCAATATTCATTGGTATATCTCCTTATATAGTTAAGGGGGCAGTCCTATGGTTAGCTTCGCTTATAACCTTCTTGATCACCTTGCCTCTAGTTTTTCTATATACTTTCTTTATAATAGAAATTCACAGAACTGGTGGAGATTACGTTTGGCTAAGTAGGAAACTTAACGGCAAAATTGGATCCATAATGGGAATCGCTCTAGCCTTTAACATGCCGCCTTACTTTGCTCTTTCGGCTTTCTTTTCTGTTGCTGCGATAAATACTGTCCTTGAAGTAATAGGAACTTTAAACCACGAAAAAGCTCTCCTTAATTTAGCCAATACCGTATTCGTTAACCCCTACAGTCCCTCTATTACACTAACTCAAGAAATATTAATTTATATTCTTGCAGCAATAGCTTTTGCAATAATAATAGGAATAAATATCTTGAAGCCTAAGTGGGGGTTCTCCCTCGTAACTGCTTTGGGTACTTTAGCAATATTAGGTACTATAGTTGCAATGATAGAACTGGGAATAAATGTTCAGGATTTCCATAGTAAAATTTCCACATTCTTGACAGACTTTAATCTCACTCCCTCAACTTACACTGGACCTACTTTCAGTTTACCTGCGACAATTTACATGATACCTTACTTTGCTTCTTTTGCTTACATATGGCTCTACGCGGGGCCCGCTGTTTCTGCCGAAATTAAAAGTGAGAGAGGAATAAAATATAATATAATTCTAGGTAGTTTATTAACTCTCTTCCTTATCACAGTACCTTTCTATTTACTCTGTATTGCTGGAGGTTATGGTTTCAATTTCAGCCTATTTCCTACTGAAACATATAATTTCTGGAGCGTTGCAATTGCCTTAGCAGAAAACCAAGCTTTACAATGGTTTATAGGAATTTCATTAATAAGTTGGGAATTCTTCGTAATGGCTTTCGGAGTTATAGTATTTGCAAGGTATGTATTCGCGTTCTCTTTTGATAGATTATTTCCTGAGATATTCTCTAGACTTAATAAGAGTAGCTCGCCAGTTTACGCTCACTTACTCGACTTTGCAGTTACTTTAGTTTTCCTAGCAGTACCGATAATAAGCCCTGAGGGTGTGCAAGCTTTATACTCTTACACACCCCTAGCAATTGCTTACCTATTCCTAGTATCTTTAGCAGGGATAAAATTCAGTTTAGAAGGCAAAAAGAGGATAGGAATGCTAATATCGTCTATATTATCTGCGGCATTTATGATATTCATGGGCTATGAAGCATTTACTAACCCTTATTTTGGAGTAATATCAAATGGACAACCTTTCTGGCCAGGCATTGCTTACGTTCTAAGTTTAATAGGCTTAGGAATAGTAATATACGTGGCATCTAAAGAGTATAATTTAAGGAGAGGAATAAACATAGACTTGAATTATAAGGAAATCCCTCCAGAATAA
- a CDS encoding M20 family metallopeptidase, with translation MLIELTKKLISFKTYNDNELYECALFIKDYLENQGFKAEIKEYVKGYPVVISSSGKGRPLMLNGHFDVVPPGGGWTLDPFVPKIVDDKIYGRGATDMKAGLAVLMETYVSMADKLDYPLLFTAVPDEETGGKKGSKFLAEEFSPFFVIIGEPTGSGRINIGEKGLLQIKIKERGKSAHGSTPSLGDNSILKLIDDILVLEKEINDFSVNIPKELEEAVNNVKEIDDKIFGDVRKITFNPGVIKGGTKVNVVPDYAEVEIDMRIPPGITTGEVLEKIRVKGEIEVINSSEPNYTSLPFFLGLKPFITPYATDGRYFRLKGIPTIVYGPGELNKLHSSDEYVRISDINASFEKLKEILRNLVPKFL, from the coding sequence ATGCTAATAGAACTGACAAAGAAGCTAATTTCTTTCAAGACTTATAATGACAACGAGCTCTATGAATGCGCTTTGTTTATAAAGGACTATTTGGAAAATCAAGGTTTTAAGGCAGAAATTAAGGAATACGTTAAAGGATATCCAGTGGTAATTTCCTCAAGCGGAAAAGGAAGGCCTTTAATGCTTAATGGACATTTCGATGTAGTTCCTCCAGGGGGAGGCTGGACTTTAGATCCTTTCGTTCCTAAGATAGTAGACGATAAAATTTACGGAAGAGGAGCAACGGATATGAAGGCAGGATTAGCAGTTCTCATGGAAACTTACGTATCCATGGCAGATAAGTTAGATTACCCTTTGCTTTTTACAGCAGTCCCAGACGAGGAAACTGGAGGTAAAAAAGGAAGTAAATTCTTAGCTGAAGAGTTTTCTCCTTTCTTTGTAATAATAGGAGAACCCACGGGTTCAGGGAGAATAAACATAGGAGAAAAGGGCTTATTGCAAATTAAAATAAAGGAAAGGGGTAAATCAGCTCATGGAAGCACTCCCTCTCTCGGCGATAACTCTATTTTAAAGTTAATAGACGATATTCTAGTTTTAGAGAAAGAGATAAACGATTTTTCCGTCAATATTCCAAAAGAGTTGGAAGAAGCTGTAAATAATGTCAAGGAGATTGACGATAAAATATTTGGTGATGTGAGGAAAATAACCTTTAACCCTGGAGTAATCAAAGGTGGAACTAAAGTTAACGTAGTTCCAGATTATGCTGAAGTTGAAATAGACATGAGAATTCCTCCTGGGATTACGACTGGAGAAGTTTTAGAAAAAATAAGAGTTAAAGGAGAAATTGAAGTAATAAATTCCTCAGAGCCCAATTACACTTCCTTACCTTTCTTTCTAGGTCTTAAACCTTTTATTACTCCTTATGCAACAGATGGAAGGTACTTTAGGTTGAAGGGAATTCCTACCATAGTCTACGGTCCGGGTGAGCTTAATAAGTTGCATTCCTCCGACGAGTATGTGAGAATAAGTGACATAAACGCGTCATTTGAAAAATTAAAGGAAATTTTAAGGAATCTTGTGCCGAAATTTCTATAA
- a CDS encoding lipoate--protein ligase family protein, which translates to MKIGIYELKAKKGVIRTTVKYYGDSLDIKISGDFMVFPEDVIFDLEKKLQGLSLNDLQNLPKILEEILSKATLFGCTIEDFKNSIYGALREVGL; encoded by the coding sequence ATGAAAATAGGAATTTATGAGTTAAAGGCAAAGAAAGGAGTAATTAGAACAACTGTAAAATACTACGGAGATTCGTTAGACATAAAAATATCCGGAGATTTCATGGTGTTCCCAGAGGACGTAATTTTTGATCTGGAAAAGAAACTTCAAGGTCTCTCTTTAAACGACTTGCAAAACTTGCCTAAGATCTTAGAGGAAATTTTATCAAAGGCTACGCTTTTTGGGTGTACAATTGAAGATTTTAAGAACTCAATTTACGGTGCTTTAAGAGAGGTGGGATTATGA
- a CDS encoding lipoate--protein ligase family protein produces the protein MRVLFYENDENPYFSMAFEESLWRNLKEGKVDNTLRFWRHKNVAIIGYFQLAEEELNFDVIRKYKIDVVRRFTGGGAVYQDMGCLIWTIAVKGPKDGGVNYLYDFLLKGFVNALKHFANVRVENVNDVVVNERKVSGTSATFQEDYYLLHGTLLINTNLELMGKVLKVSKAKLSDKGVSEVKYRVTNLVDALGRKIDTSEIIDAIIKEYSSLLGEKAYFDLPTTDEIKLAEELYEKKYSKPEWNLLRLPSSYFE, from the coding sequence ATGAGAGTTTTATTCTATGAAAATGACGAAAATCCCTATTTTAGTATGGCCTTTGAAGAAAGCTTGTGGAGAAACCTTAAAGAGGGTAAAGTTGATAATACTTTAAGATTTTGGAGGCATAAAAATGTAGCAATTATAGGATATTTCCAATTGGCAGAGGAAGAATTAAACTTCGACGTCATTAGGAAATATAAGATTGACGTCGTTAGGAGATTTACCGGTGGAGGCGCAGTATATCAAGATATGGGCTGCTTAATATGGACTATAGCGGTTAAAGGTCCGAAAGACGGAGGGGTAAACTATTTGTACGATTTCCTCCTCAAGGGTTTTGTTAATGCATTAAAACATTTTGCCAATGTAAGAGTAGAAAATGTAAACGACGTTGTTGTAAATGAAAGAAAGGTTTCGGGAACTTCAGCGACATTTCAAGAAGATTACTATTTACTTCACGGAACTTTACTCATAAATACTAATCTGGAACTTATGGGCAAAGTACTTAAGGTTTCTAAGGCTAAGTTATCAGATAAGGGAGTCTCAGAGGTTAAATATCGTGTCACTAACCTCGTTGACGCTCTAGGAAGGAAAATAGATACTTCAGAAATAATAGATGCAATAATAAAGGAGTATTCTTCTCTTCTGGGAGAAAAAGCCTATTTCGACTTGCCAACTACTGATGAAATAAAACTTGCAGAAGAACTTTATGAGAAAAAATACTCTAAGCCAGAATGGAATTTACTTAGGCTACCTTCAAGCTACTTTGAATAA